Part of the Pieris brassicae chromosome 11, ilPieBrab1.1, whole genome shotgun sequence genome, TCAAGTTCAGTTAAAGTTCAGCTTTCAGTGAGATAATATAGAAACTTGCGCATTACATACAGGCCAATTAATGCTTTTGTGAAGCTTTGATTTAGCTATtcttattatatctatattatttagaatattctTAGTGATTGTCTTTCAGAGAACTGTTTCGATTAGATATCAACGATTTCCagacataatttatttgcaacaaaaaaatttacaattcacGACAATTGGCATTATCTATTTCACGGCAATAGCTATAGTTAATttgataagaataaaaaatctgtttaattaatacgtgtgaattttctatttatagtaattttaattgttccCTCTCATTATCTAAAAGCTAAATAGGTACCTTAAATGACTgggaaaataattgtttcgatCGAATCgcttttttaatgaaatgaaatttaattgtctGACATAGTCTGTTTACTTATTATCGTATAAATTAATACGCGTAAAGTTAATTCTggcaatttttataaatgtttgatgACTTCTTGAAAAACCGATGTATACGGCAAAAAAGACAAGaagattttttacattgtttaagttaataaagattcaattataaaaagctAATAAGAAGTGTGTCATCTCTTGCTAAAATTACAGCTTGAATCCTTCTGGACATGCTTTTcatgttgtttttaataatattttgaacttTTCAGCTCCCTGATGTTTGTGGTTGAACTGATCTTACTCCTCTCTTTTCTACATCCCAGACCTGCTCAATTGGATTGTGGTCAAGACTTCGAGCTGACCAATCTAAACCACGCATCCCAACTTCTTGCATGTACGCTTCCACGCCGCCAGAATGGTGCAGGCGAGCTTTCTCGCCCATAAAAATCAAATCTACTTTAAGAGAAGTTAATAATACTCATTGCAGAAGAGTGGTAAAGGGAATGCCTCATtcatatgttaattttatccATCGGTCGTGGAGACtccctataaataaaatacgtatgAAATGCTACTTGCATTTTCGTTTTTCTGTTATATTGTGTGCAAAacagtataatattaattatcttaataaataaaatctcagtattaattgtatttttggtctcgatgtataaaaaaatggaacCAGTTCGTTATATTTGTGTTCATTGGCTGATTGAAACAGTCAGTGACTAGATTTTAGAGTATTGTATAACTTTAACTGTCTTAACGATTTGTATCGCAAGGATTTGTTGATAGACATACCGAGACAAGTATAATCttatttgattgaaattattttcgaaACTTAAGTATTGTGTCAAATCAACTAGTAACTAATGTACAACGTACCGGCGAAAACGAAGAAGAATTTCGGTCCGACGTCACACATCGAAGAATCCAGAATCAACGACAGAGCGCGTTGAAGTTTACCTTTTCAGTATGCTTCTCTCATAAGAAGGGAGGAGTCATGTAATCCAACAATgattaagttacatataaaagttttaggtattaattagaagcgtaaataaatgtaaacaatcatcacacacttgaagccaatatgagcCCTTACGTTTTTACCACACTTATAAGTGTCTTTTAGATTTATGATAAGCCATGTTAGCGTCGGTACCCCTAATTTTGTGTTACCtataagctcatattttaaaccattaaagtcagttgtCACCCAGattcaaacaaagagttttatataaacatctCCATACTAAAAACCGCCACCGAACTTAATTCTcgtttagattatttttagttagatACCCTTAAACTCGTAAAGTGACAAAATCGACTTGTCtgtttgtataaaacatttgattttaatgCTGAGTGACCATGCTAAATTTTCCTTTCTTATAATCCTAGGGTTACCagaattaaaagttttctataCGTACCTACGGCTTCCTATCTCActcttacaatttaattattaagatttatgaaaatattgatacattttacaataatctTTCTACTTaccttaattttatattatactagctgacccggcggaaacgtcgttttgcaatgtatattatttccagtaaacatttttttagttcaataaaaataaactatccactattataaaaaaatagaggTTGTTTGTAGAGGGCAATTAAGggtttgtatgtatttttgtaagctgtatcattaaaaaaaaaatattgtctaaaaaataaaaatataaaataatttttttggggTGGCCACCCCTTACTACTTAGGGGtttttgaaagatagatagtagccgattctcagacttactgactatgcataaaaaaattcacaagcatcggtcgagccgtttcggagtaTGGGAAtcaacattgtgacacgaaaatgttatatatatatatagagattacGCTCTTGATAAGTGTTAGTTTTTAcagtttgattttgttttattagcttctagtttagaatttttttgttcttATCTAATGGATGTGCATGTGCAAAATTTGTGCCGACTAACGAGGCATATCGCTAAAATTACATCGTCgtataaattgtaaacatatttccTCGGTTCTATTTACCTTAGTTATCTAGAGCCATGACCTTTTTTATCCATATAAACAATGAGACAATATCACGAACTTCAGTTCTTAAGAAACCATCAGAATGGGCAGGCTCAGCCAGGATCAGATCCAGTTCTTCAAGGACAatggttatattatattgaaaaagcTCGTTCAAGGCAGAGAATTACAGAGGATAACTCAAGAATATGATGATCTGTTCCATAGGAAAAATGAGTCAAAGGTGGAGAGTTCCTGGGTAGGCAGTGAAAAGAACCATAGAGCGAGTGACAGCCCTTATACAGTAcgtattacatttaaataaatctgaaATTATGGTTAATGTTAGATACACACTTACGCTATAGTTAGAGTATGAGTTAATTAGTAGCATTATTTGATGCAGGTTTCATTATTACtatggaaataattttatttacaatacgtTTTTGGGACTTTTTAGACATACAAAGTCTAGCACGTATATTATGCAATGCGTTTCATTTCATCTTTGCtatctaaacattttttatcaatagttCAAGTTCATGGGCGctagtaatatataagtattgataataatttattttaagtcaaTGATGTAATTTAgcttaaatgtattatttgatattattatatttacaatgaaCCACATACATAACCCAATATAAGATTTTAGGTTAAAGGAATCCATAACCTACAAATGCACCATGCAGTTTTTGGGCGATACCTGTATAACGACAATCTGCTGGATGCTATGGAGGACCTAATGGGCACACCCAACATTGCTCTTCATCATACCAAAGCGCATTATAAGCCACCAGAAAAGGGAGCCGCTTATCCTATGCATCAGGTAAAAAAACCTCATTACCATTAtgataaatgataaattaatcTCTTGaaatcaatgttttttttgtaattaggATTACCACTATTTCCCATACGAAAATGATACTATGACAGCTGCTGTTCTTTTTTTGGATGATGCTGACGTAGAGAATGGAACACTATTTGTATGGCCGGGCTCACACAAGTTTGGACCTCTCGAAGACTTCGGACCGAAAGAAGGAAGCGAGTTTCATTACGTCGATCAGGTACTAGCAAACCTGttgttgataaatataatgttaataaatgcaaaatCGAGACTAGTTCCTTAATGTATAATGTCAAGAagttcatattattttactttattcgtttagtattttactaatacaaaTACAGTTAACACGTATTCATTTCTTTCTAGGAAAAATACCCAATCGAAAAAGCAAAGCCTGTTATTGTTGAAGCCGGAGATTTGATTGTGTTTAGCTACCTAATGCTGCATGGCAGCACCCCTAATTTATCCAAGAGGCCACGTCGAATGCTCTTAGCGCAGCTATACGACCCCCACGATAAACCTATTGGGGGAGAGCGCTCACAACCTGGCAAAGGTTGGATTTTACGAGGCGTTAATCTTAATAGGGATGCCACAGTAGCAAGGCGAGCGGATGAtagttaaataagttttaaaacatttccttGAGAATTCTTATTTCTCTACAAACACGACAAAAAAGTCATTCAAATATATCTTCAATAAATCTTTGTAAACTAAgggtataaatttatttttaataaaaaaatattctacataGGTATACTGTTTTTTATTAGCACATCTGTTATACAAGTCGTGAAGTAGTTAATAAGTTTTGTAAAAACTCTGAAAGAGGCTTACAAATGCTTCAAAAATAATGTCCTTGTAATTGACGAGTTTAATGCAAAGATAGGATAACCATAGCTTACTTGAGATTGTCCAATTTTAACCTACTTAGATCGACAATTCAATCTGTTTCTACAGAAAAGCATGCCAATATTCATATCATAGATATAGGATAGTGAAGTTGTTGGTGATATATCATCTGCAATTGATAAGCTAGCTTAcgagtatgtttttatacaccAACAGAGTACAGaaaaattacatgaaattGCTGGATTTCCTAGAATTGTTGCCATTGATTGCACTCATTTACGAATTCAATcatcatgtaagtaatttatatattatttaacattgtacattatagtatgaagttgtaataataataagcagcATTATCTTCTTTAGGTGACGTAATTGGTGAATAATATCgtaattgaaaaggatatttctctttaaatgtaggctgtgtgtgatgcagaaataaaatttattaatgttgtgCCCCATGGCCTGGTGCCGCTCATGATGTAACAATCTTTGTAAACTCGGTTctacaagttaattcaaattgattGATAAGAAGGTAGAACTTGTTAAAAGTGCCAACTAAATTAACagctatatttgtttatagattAATATCATACAGGTCTACTGAGAAATCACTGGATGGTTGTTAATAGTGCTTACTCAAATttaccatatttattaacaccatTTCTCTGGCTGACCAGAGATATGATGaagtacacattaagaataggaatactatagagaggtaaatatatagtataatttagagtATTAATAACTATACTATGTCAAAAAGTTGAAAGATATGTAACCCAAACAAAACATGatgtaaggttaaaatatttgtctttttcagAACATTTGGAGTATGGAAATGTCgctttaacattgtatttaccACTAGCTAAAGTTAAAGCTATTATTATTGCCACAGctgttatgcaaaatatttgtaaggattataatttgtagatatacCTTCAGAAGTTTTAGTTCCAACACTTGATACAATTTCAAGTAAAGAAGTTAATGAAGGAAATCAAGACATAATTGAAAGAACAAgccttattcattattatttttggaaaattaatataattctagcagaaacaaacatgttttatttaaatgtccttttgtacatataaaataagagaagaaactcagttaaaattttaataagttatgtagttaatctacctataaaattaaattattatttattataatcatgtaatgtaatgaaatattaggaaaaagaaataaaaacataacataatataaaatgtatttcattatattcttatatattactaatatgtaaACCAAAACCTACAAAATTGTAAACTATACTatgctaattaatattattctcgACAACCAATTACTTCTTtaacttttctatttttaattaaaacatttctaacTAAGACTAGTTTTTCATTAGTTCTAAgttctttatttcttaatattaaatgtttatttttaaaatttacatttttaaacttagtagtctgttaatttttgtttaggcaTATAATATTCTGCTATTGCTATATTTCATTCCTTTTTCCTTTGCTACTTCTCTTACGAGCATCCTTCTTtaaattctttcattttagACGAAGTTGCTGCGGCAATATCCTGGGACAAGTGGTAGCGGTGGCGTTTAGTCGAATCCACTCAtcgttttttcatttatagctAGTGGCGTTGGTGGCttacttattaattgttttactttcttgTATTAGGTTAAGTTAAAACGTGCATTGCTCCTTAGACAGAGGTCGACCTTTTAcctaataaaacacatttatataacattaatatgacAAAACAATCAAAGACGGGAAATCAGCGTCATGCAAATAAAGTAAACCAAATACTTACGGTTTCAACATCCTTTACGACAGAGATTatagttgtataatttataatattatgttattttgtaCTTAAGTAAACCGcacttatatttagattttagaaaatagCGGGCACAAAGATTCATGGGttgacaaaataatattaatattaaaatcatattaccacaaaaaacataaattataatatttaataaataaatagagacCTTAAACGTTTACATCAGTAGctataaccaaaaatatttgttactataGGTACAAAGtcctacttattttattttattccaaaaaCAGCAACCTTTTAGTATGCTTGAACAAACATATTGCATTTAACGAAACGCGGTCGAGAGGGAAGGATCACGTAAAAGATTACGTGCAATCTATCGTCCAATAAACAATCGGGTAGCAAATGGCAATATTGGCATGCAGATTGGAGATCGATCTTTAGATATGAATCAATCCAAGATTAGATTTAGACTTAGATTGaagatacattattaattttgggcGTTATAGACCAACTCTTAGACAATTTGGTTGTCAGTGAGGTGTGAGAGGTTAATAatgaacatatatttaaaaatctattctTTTCAACAAAACGAGCAAAGCTATCAAAAATGTTACATGGAAttaaagacacataaattggataaaaataactaaggaATAACTTAAATGAGACAAGCAAGagattatgaataataaatggagacacaaagttttataaaatattataccgACACTCTACGACGTATTCTtacaaattcatataattGGGATCGTAACCGGTTAGACAAAATAATCCTTTATTCTTTTATCACGCGATTGAGAGCTGGATATTccacaaaatacaataaaataaaataagaagtTGATGGATGCGTAGCATTGGGGAGGAAATAATGACTGAAAgaaattttgaattgttaTCTATTATATCTTTATGATTATATCTTAAGAAATTGTGAAATGTGATTTATGTACCCCggatatttctttataaaataaattttttataactgtaTTGACATTAAACTTGGTAATTACAGTATATCCGATTGTTAACAATCATCAAAAATCCTCTTAAGGCGCAAACACATTATTAGACGTGACCCGACGCTTGTGCTttggatttaataaataacgagacagataaagattttaaagaaGATTTGATGAAAATTTTAGGTACAGATCTAATACTTAAATGACTCAGGAAAAAAAAGGCCTAGACGTATCCAGACTTATTTCAAGACGATGAAAGATTTCATATGTACTTTCGAGACACTAAAatacaaagtaattttaaaagaaacaaaacacaattaCTACacggaataaataataatttttaataatttaatagttgtGGCCATttgttcaaaataaattatgggAAGTATGCATCCTATAACTTATGATGATGTTATGATGTTCTTTATctatatctaataaattatcgtgatttatgtgtcgtttttactttttactttctatttttaatgaatcatatatttagtttagtttgtttttttttgttcttgtttagttttgtcttaagtgtgtataacatgtatttttgcacttcttgcctatcttatgtaatttaatacatttttatttcttttttctttactcacaatggttgcctggaagagatcgctcgaaagcgatgaGGCCGCCGGTCGCCCTcctattgatttaattatgttcaattttttttatattgtaaggtaatgattttaataaaaccattatttttcttatttgataGATCTTGTTcgatataattgtttttggttAGCTGTGGGCtgtcaaacaaataaagattattgttttttaggGTAGATACCTAATATTAATCAATAGCTAGCTAAATTAGCTAAAAAAGTCAAACCTATCAATGccaatgtaaataattgttaattaaaaactatcaaatatttaatccTTATCACCtagtacatttaaaataaagctacTGAGCTAAGCtacttttactttattattctttCATAGAAAAGTAGGTAATCGAATCGGCTTTATATCTGACACATACACAAAGTCCATTGATTCACGATGATAGACTAAAACCTAGAGGCTTAGCTAATGAGATATTTCTAACGGCTTTTGCAGTCGGATAAAATAGCTTCACGTATAATGATTTTGTCCGGAGAGAGATTCTTTCCGATTTAATTCTTTCATTGATATTGGTTTTCTGTTAGTTGTTAGGGTTAGGTTACGTTTCgtgaaaaatattgtctttattttaaatatggagATACAGCATTTTTGATATCTGAGATACACTATTACCAAatctttcaaatatatttcttcataATCTATGTTAGTACTTAATgactgaaattatttatatatatttttgaaaattattcattaatacttgttttattgtattctttttattttgtaaaaagttCATCTCCTCGTGCATGGTATTACCTACTAgcaaaaagtttataattgaatttgatTGAACAAGTTTAGTTGTGAGAGCcttaaaaaacacaattacaAAACGTAAGGTACATCCTGGATTCTATATATAATGCTTGAAGTGACACACTGTTTTCCAAAATTTGTGACTGCCGTGCGATTtcattttattgaaaacagcAAAGCCATTCTTCCTTTCAAGATTTTTGAGTATGATTGAAAATTGagatttagtatatttaattgctTCCGCACGCCAAAATCGtatactttttgtatatacgGTCATATTTAGCTTTGTCTTGTCCCTGAATGTAAAGGTAAGCACGAAGATGGCGGAAACGACGTTTTTTTACAGCGAAGAGATGGGAACGAGAATCACGCTGACCTGTTTTTGCGAAGTATTCTCaagcattttaaatttttcattattacttCAATCAATTACTttgtagtaataaaaacaGGGACAATCAATAAACTTACATTTTGCAAATATATCTTACTtagcttataaaaattacgttgtttcattaaaaattaatatttataatttgattaagtaaattatttaactgtgATAAAAACAGTGCTTCTAAATACCGGGTATGCGAATTTGTCACACACATCTTTTACTATTTAcgaagatattaaaatagatgATCATAAACATGAGCGACACGATAGAAACTTAATTCGGGATTTTTTGgctttttttaaaaggccggcaacgcactcgcgagccctctggcattgaaagtgtccatgtgcggcggtattacttaacatctggTGCGCCTCCTGCCCGTTCGCCTCCtgttctatgaaaaaaaaaacgctcTTATGACTataacagtaaatattttttttataaacttcatATCATTTACACAAACCAGTCTTCAAATATCTGTAAACAGTCTAATTTTTTCCTAAGTGGGTTACTAAAGTCGAGGGGATTAAAGTCTCTATTTACTAGGATTTAATTATGCGAAACTCGACTTTCGTAGCATTTTGTATGAAACGCGtacccaatttttttttataaattacagaaTCATTCACttctaaactatttataattatcatatattttgctatttttattactaattatcACAATCAAActcgataatattttaaataagtaaaaatagttctaaattttaaattttttccgacgtttcgcgtacttttcagtgtgcgtggtcacggtgactgaagacgaaaggtgtttaatgtcaaaagtatcacagctgcagagaaagttgttttatctgtatttattgtcccgaagttggtatcgactaaaagatgacgggtttttgcaaaaatgactaacggtgtcctctgttttcgcggattgtttgtcttcggGTTTTagtttggatattattggatcccaggtgtttgataattttaggccgtcttctctattgaaattggggtgtttttttatttcaatggcttcgcgtaccaatcttgggaagaatgttttttctttcgcaagtactttcggTTGGTCAAAGCGTATGTAATGATTAGGCCTATCTAGTGTGTGTTCACAGACTGCTGATTTTGTGTGACGTCTATGTCTTATGTCTGCAATGTGCTCTTTGAGTCTGCTGACAGACAGGCCACAGTCGCAATCCAGTTTGTATATACCTGCATCTTACAACGGGGTGTTACTTTTGATTGGTCTTAGGAATTGCTGAATCTTCTTGTGCggcttgaaaattgtattaatagaaGCTCGTTTTAGGATCCGGCTAATTCTATCTGTAACTCCCTTTACATATGGTAGGTAGGCTGGTTGACGGGGAACTGTTTGtgtcttgtttttgtttctgtgATGCAGCCGGGGGATGCGCAACTTGTTTCGGTGTAGCACCTGTTTTACATGCTGTAGTTCCTCCTCAAGGTGGGCAGCATCACAAAGACGTTGGGCTCTCTGGAACAAATATTTACCGACAGAAAGCAGTTGTGAAGGGTGGTGGTGGGATTCACCATTGAGGTACCTATCTGTGTGGGTTGCCTTCCTGTGTACTGTGTGACCTCGTGTGCCATGTAattgtgtaattaaaatatccaaaaaggGCAGACAGTTGTTGTTTTCTTGTTCAACAGTAAATTTGATGTTGTtatgtattgaatttaaatgtgCTAGAAATGCAGATATTTTGTCATTCGGGAATACTACAAATGTGTCATCGACATATCTCTTGTAAAGTCGAGGTTTAACCGGGGCATTGGCCAGAGCTCTCTCCTCAAAGTCCTCCATGATGATGTCAGCGACTATAGGTGACACCGGAGAACCCATGGCTACTCCATCAACCTGCACATAGAACTCATCTTTCCACATTAAGTATCCTGATGTGAGACAGTGTTTTACAATATCTACATAATCTGGTGACATGTTCTGTTCATTAAGTCTTTTAGCAATTATATCTAGGCAGTCATTTAGTGGtaagtttgtaaataaagaCTCAATCTCAAAACTCACCATGGTTTCATTGTGGAGTAATTTGAGATCTCTCAATGTTTCCACAAAGTGGTAAGAGTCCTTAACAAAAGCGCTAGTGTGCCCCCTGAGAAGGGATGATATTGAGACTAAGTGTTTGGCTAATTTGTATGA contains:
- the LOC123716040 gene encoding phytanoyl-CoA dioxygenase, peroxisomal-like is translated as MGRLSQDQIQFFKDNGYIILKKLVQGRELQRITQEYDDLFHRKNESKVESSWVGSEKNHRASDSPYTVKGIHNLQMHHAVFGRYLYNDNLLDAMEDLMGTPNIALHHTKAHYKPPEKGAAYPMHQDYHYFPYENDTMTAAVLFLDDADVENGTLFVWPGSHKFGPLEDFGPKEGSEFHYVDQEKYPIEKAKPVIVEAGDLIVFSYLMLHGSTPNLSKRPRRMLLAQLYDPHDKPIGGERSQPGKGWILRGVNLNRDATVARRADDS